A genomic stretch from Thermomonospora umbrina includes:
- a CDS encoding SPW repeat domain-containing protein, with product MARFAWEDAVAFVAGLVAVLAPELWADATAARQPLMVLGALLALSGLYALIGAAGPSAWTTTAFAVLTFGSPWAFGFTGEGSAAWTAWLAGGAAAIVGLWTAVQTTTAEQAGSEQVNA from the coding sequence ATGGCCAGGTTCGCGTGGGAGGACGCGGTCGCGTTCGTGGCTGGTCTCGTGGCCGTGCTGGCGCCGGAGCTGTGGGCCGACGCGACCGCCGCCAGGCAGCCGTTGATGGTGCTGGGCGCACTGCTGGCCCTGTCGGGCCTGTACGCGCTGATCGGCGCCGCGGGCCCCTCGGCCTGGACGACGACGGCGTTCGCCGTCCTGACGTTCGGCTCGCCCTGGGCGTTCGGCTTCACCGGCGAGGGCTCGGCCGCCTGGACGGCATGGCTCGCCGGCGGCGCCGCCGCTATCGTCGGCCTGTGGACGGCCGTACAGACCACGACCGCCGAGCAGGCCGGCAGCGAGCAGGTCAACGCCTGA
- a CDS encoding TetR/AcrR family transcriptional regulator, whose amino-acid sequence MRKRGRAEGDTRTRILDAAEELFAADGYEATATAGLARRAKVPKGLVFHYFPQKIDLLVALVEERTLVEVLPEDSVEATPGDPAGTLSGLARRFPLRASPAMRRILFREADTHRTVRDRLRSLNGEVLRRARGALEVALPGARGDAARLEVAAATFTAVLLYQENLSQLTGEHIDPDAVADLIARALGA is encoded by the coding sequence ATGAGGAAGCGCGGGCGGGCCGAGGGCGACACCCGCACCAGGATCCTGGACGCCGCCGAGGAGTTGTTCGCGGCCGACGGGTACGAGGCCACCGCGACCGCCGGGCTCGCCCGGCGTGCCAAGGTGCCCAAGGGGCTGGTCTTCCACTACTTCCCGCAGAAGATCGACCTGCTGGTGGCGCTGGTCGAGGAGCGCACCCTCGTCGAGGTGCTGCCCGAGGACTCGGTGGAGGCCACCCCCGGCGACCCGGCGGGCACCCTCTCGGGTCTGGCACGGCGCTTCCCCCTGCGCGCCTCCCCCGCGATGCGCCGCATCCTGTTCCGTGAGGCCGACACCCACCGCACCGTCCGGGACCGGCTGCGCAGCCTCAACGGCGAGGTGCTGCGCCGGGCGCGTGGAGCCCTGGAGGTCGCCCTGCCCGGGGCGCGGGGCGACGCGGCCCGTCTGGAGGTGGCGGCGGCCACGTTCACGGCCGTCCTGCTCTATCAGGAGAACCTGTCCCAGCTCACCGGCGAGCACATCGACCCCGACGCCGTGGCCGACCTGATCGCCCGGGCCCTGGGCGCCTGA
- a CDS encoding winged helix-turn-helix transcriptional regulator, with protein sequence MALGKDYTGQDCSLARALEIVGERWTLLIVRDAFYGVRRFTDFQAHLDVPRAVLAARLQTLVEAGVLVKQGHDYVLTEMGRELWPGLHAFARWAERHVRAGVPTRLYLHAACGGRLDPDGTCPECGGVVPPQDVETRPSADRVPLRDDPVTRALGRPRRLLEPLEPSESPEP encoded by the coding sequence ATGGCGCTGGGAAAGGACTACACGGGCCAGGACTGCTCCCTGGCCCGGGCCCTGGAGATCGTGGGCGAGCGGTGGACCCTCTTGATCGTCCGTGACGCCTTCTACGGCGTCCGCCGCTTCACCGACTTCCAGGCCCATCTGGACGTGCCCCGGGCGGTGCTCGCCGCGCGGCTGCAGACGCTGGTCGAGGCCGGCGTGCTCGTCAAGCAGGGCCACGACTACGTGCTCACCGAGATGGGTCGCGAGCTGTGGCCGGGCCTCCACGCGTTCGCCCGTTGGGCGGAGCGTCACGTCCGCGCGGGCGTCCCGACGCGGTTGTACCTGCACGCCGCGTGCGGCGGTCGCCTCGATCCGGACGGCACCTGCCCGGAGTGCGGCGGGGTCGTCCCCCCGCAGGACGTCGAGACGCGCCCCTCCGCCGACCGCGTCCCGCTGCGGGACGACCCGGTCACTCGGGCTTTGGGGCGGCCCCGCCGCCTGCTGGAGCCGCTGGAGCCCTCCGAGTCGCCGGAGCCGTGA
- a CDS encoding MFS transporter, protein MLVLPSAATLLALMNYCAPMTTLTATAAGLGAGSAAQVWMLSGISLGLGATLLVAGGLADDRGRRRVFAAGAVLLSAASVVCAAAPDAGTFVAGRIAQGVGSAALIATGLGIIGHAYTGGPERARATGIWGAMLGAGIALGPIASSALAEAVHWRLWYWFTAVAALPLALAALRLLPESRADRRRGQDLWGALTMTAGVAALMTAITLGGDGWGRPVVLGLFAAAAGLLGVFCLVESRRREPMLDLRLFRHPGFVVSVLGALFTGLAVIGIMSYLSTVLERTLGLSPLGTSMVFGLWSGMAFLVALQARRLAPVLSARHLLAVGLLLSAVGEAGLLGTGPGDSWWRLVPGLAVAGVGSGLANAVLARLAVESVPADRAAMGAGAGNTARYVGASIGVAMVVALATAGGGGDAADPEALARGADLAIMVSAALALIAAVLAALIRDGGPTAGGSPAEAERQRGLDGNLRQGGVGDGDELP, encoded by the coding sequence GTGCTCGTCCTGCCGAGCGCGGCGACGCTGCTGGCCCTGATGAACTATTGCGCCCCGATGACCACGCTCACCGCCACCGCCGCCGGGTTGGGGGCCGGATCCGCGGCACAGGTGTGGATGCTCAGCGGGATCAGCCTGGGCCTGGGGGCGACGCTGCTGGTGGCGGGCGGCCTGGCCGACGACCGAGGGCGGCGGCGGGTGTTCGCGGCCGGCGCGGTGCTCCTGTCCGCGGCCAGTGTGGTGTGCGCCGCGGCCCCCGACGCGGGGACGTTCGTCGCGGGGCGGATCGCGCAGGGCGTGGGCAGCGCGGCGCTGATCGCCACGGGGCTGGGCATCATCGGCCACGCCTACACGGGCGGCCCCGAACGGGCCCGCGCCACGGGGATCTGGGGGGCGATGCTCGGGGCGGGCATCGCCCTGGGCCCGATCGCCTCCTCCGCACTGGCCGAGGCCGTCCACTGGCGGCTGTGGTACTGGTTCACGGCGGTCGCCGCCCTCCCCCTCGCCCTCGCGGCGCTGCGCCTGCTCCCGGAGTCGCGGGCCGACCGGCGACGCGGCCAGGACCTGTGGGGCGCGCTCACGATGACCGCCGGGGTCGCGGCGCTGATGACGGCGATCACGCTCGGCGGGGACGGCTGGGGACGCCCCGTCGTGCTCGGCCTGTTCGCCGCCGCCGCCGGGCTGCTGGGCGTGTTCTGCCTGGTGGAGTCGCGCCGTCGGGAGCCGATGCTCGACCTGCGGCTGTTCCGCCATCCGGGCTTCGTGGTGTCGGTCCTGGGGGCGTTGTTCACCGGGCTGGCCGTCATCGGGATCATGAGCTACCTGTCCACGGTGCTCGAACGCACCCTCGGGCTGTCGCCGCTCGGCACGTCCATGGTCTTCGGGCTCTGGTCGGGCATGGCGTTCCTGGTGGCGCTCCAGGCCCGGAGACTGGCGCCCGTCCTGTCCGCCCGGCACCTGCTCGCCGTCGGGCTGCTGCTCAGCGCGGTCGGCGAGGCCGGGCTCCTCGGTACGGGGCCGGGCGACTCCTGGTGGCGGCTCGTCCCCGGCCTGGCGGTCGCGGGCGTCGGGAGCGGCCTGGCCAACGCCGTGCTGGCGCGCCTGGCCGTGGAGAGCGTGCCGGCCGACCGGGCGGCCATGGGTGCGGGGGCCGGCAACACCGCCCGCTATGTCGGGGCCTCGATCGGCGTCGCCATGGTCGTGGCCCTGGCCACCGCCGGCGGCGGCGGTGACGCGGCCGACCCCGAGGCGCTCGCCCGGGGGGCCGATCTGGCGATCATGGTGTCGGCCGCGCTGGCGCTGATCGCCGCCGTCCTGGCCGCCCTCATCCGCGACGGCGGGCCGACGGCCGGCGGTTCACCCGCCGAAGCCGAACGCCAACGGGGACTCGACGGGAACCTCCGGCAGGGCGGTGTTGGCGACGGTGACGAGCTGCCGTGA
- a CDS encoding ABC transporter substrate-binding protein: protein MDEDVRIGIVLPLSGRLAHLGDPLAYCAERMAPLLAGVAGGDRRVRLVGKDSRSEPGAARRAVRELAADPRMVLVVTMAGTEMVPAIAAECRDARIPCLSTTLPWQVYRGMFEDDGSWGAHFCWGLGDIGAVFAGLWRTADPDARVGCLWNDGAQGEHLRGDDPTGFRAAAKAEGFEIHDPGGHPEGVRDFGPYIARLREAGVTVVTTAATAADLGRFRAQAAAVGWTPKLITSSRWLAYPDSVHPGGEPPAPDSADDVATLVYWTPRHPFHSSLDDTTPRTLARDYRRETGRAWLQPLGLAHALLEVAAHALGVADDAADRAAVATALSGTSLDTLAGSLDWTRGPAPGVAGVPLVAGQWQRLNGSRQLVTVANTALPEVPVESPLAFGFGG, encoded by the coding sequence GTGGACGAGGACGTGCGAATCGGCATCGTGCTGCCGCTGAGCGGGCGGCTGGCCCACCTGGGCGACCCACTGGCCTACTGCGCGGAGCGCATGGCCCCGCTGTTGGCCGGCGTCGCGGGCGGAGACCGCCGGGTACGGCTCGTGGGGAAGGACAGCCGCTCCGAGCCCGGCGCCGCGCGTCGGGCCGTCCGGGAGCTCGCCGCCGATCCGCGGATGGTGCTCGTGGTGACCATGGCGGGGACGGAGATGGTGCCCGCGATCGCCGCCGAGTGCCGTGACGCGCGGATCCCCTGCCTGTCGACCACCCTGCCCTGGCAGGTGTACCGGGGGATGTTCGAGGACGACGGCTCGTGGGGCGCGCACTTCTGCTGGGGGTTGGGCGACATCGGGGCGGTCTTCGCCGGGCTGTGGCGCACGGCGGACCCGGACGCGCGCGTGGGCTGTCTGTGGAACGACGGGGCCCAGGGCGAGCACCTGCGCGGCGACGACCCCACGGGGTTCCGGGCGGCGGCGAAGGCGGAGGGCTTCGAGATCCACGACCCGGGCGGCCATCCGGAGGGCGTCCGCGACTTCGGCCCGTACATCGCGCGGCTCCGCGAGGCCGGCGTCACGGTGGTGACCACCGCCGCGACGGCGGCGGACCTGGGCCGGTTCCGCGCGCAGGCGGCGGCGGTCGGTTGGACGCCGAAGCTGATCACCAGCTCCCGCTGGCTCGCCTACCCCGACAGCGTTCACCCGGGTGGCGAGCCGCCCGCTCCCGACAGCGCCGACGATGTCGCCACGCTCGTCTACTGGACGCCGCGTCACCCGTTCCACTCCTCGCTCGACGACACGACACCGCGGACGCTGGCACGGGACTATCGACGCGAGACCGGCCGGGCGTGGCTGCAGCCCCTTGGCCTGGCCCACGCCTTGCTGGAGGTGGCCGCGCACGCGCTCGGCGTCGCCGACGACGCCGCAGACCGGGCCGCCGTCGCCACGGCCCTGAGCGGCACCTCTCTCGACACCCTCGCCGGATCCCTGGACTGGACGCGCGGGCCCGCCCCCGGCGTCGCGGGCGTGCCGCTGGTGGCGGGGCAGTGGCAGCGGCTCAACGGCTCACGGCAGCTCGTCACCGTCGCCAACACCGCCCTGCCGGAGGTTCCCGTCGAGTCCCCGTTGGCGTTCGGCTTCGGCGGGTGA